From Pagrus major chromosome 18, Pma_NU_1.0, a single genomic window includes:
- the LOC141013535 gene encoding uncharacterized protein, with product MTEPQQPIMALAQMLAEVAAMNRDQAVLSRQQLAALQGQAEKQTQLLEVMVNRAGAAAPAPSLVGLALHKMSEQDDPQTFLGMFEETAKACGWPEAEWAVRLLPLLSGDAQTAALGLPAPSRQYANIKRAILDRLGFSPEDHRRRFRGARLGPAERPFVFAQQLKDAATRWLQPGDSAGEVRLVDQIVLEQFTEGLPAATSDWVHCHRPVDLTTAITLAEDHLAVLSRARAQEDRPAAPARPTPAPRRRPAPDTHTHTHTPARPSPPPRSNPPSPLFPSQVPAATGAALSPQRVPQAAGQECWRCGQPGHFRRECPLMEVGQVIRVVGPPAPSPGPGGTYSVP from the exons ATGACGGAACCGCAGCAACCAATCATGGCGCTGGCGCAGATGCTGGCAGAAGTAGCGGCCATGAACCGAGACCAGGCCGTgctcagcaggcagcagctggCAGCACTTCAGGGCCAGGCCGAAAAACAGACCCAGCTGTTAGAGGTGATGGTGAACCGGGCGGGGGCAGCGGCACCGGCCCCCTCGCTCGTTGGGTTGGCACTCCATAAAATGTCGGAGCAGGACGACCCACAGACATTTCTGGGGATGTTTGAGGAGACGGCGAAGGCATGCGGCTGGCCGGAGGCGGAGTGGGCCGTGCGACTGCTTCCCCTTCTGTCGGGGGACGCTCAAACTGCGGCGCTCGGCCTGCCTGCCCCCTCCCGACAGTACGCGAACATAAAGAGGGCCATCCTGGACCGACTGGGATTTTCCCCGGAGGACCATCGCCGCAGGTTTCGGGGAGCCAGGCTCGGACCCGCAGAGCGGCCGTTTGTCTTCGCGCAGCAGCTGAAGGACGCGGCAACGCGATGGCTGCAGCCCGGGGATTCCGCCGGCGAGGTCCGGCTGGTAGACCAGATCGTCCTGGAGCAGTTCACGGAGGGGCTTCCAGCTGCCACCTCGGACTGGGTGCACTGCCACCGCCCGGTGGACCTGACAACGGCCATCACACTGGCGGAGGACCATCTGGCCGTGCTCTCCAGAGCCCGGGCACAGGAGGATCGGCCAGCCGCTCCCGCCCGTCCCACGCCGGCACCCCGGAGAAGACCTGcgcccgacacacacacacacacgcacacacccgctcgaccctctcctcctccccgaTCTAATCCCCCTTCCCCTCTTTTTCCTTCCCAGGTTCCAGCCGCTACAGGGGCTGCTCTCAGCCCACAGAGGGTTCCTCAGGCGGCAGGGCAGGAGTGCTGGAGGTGTGGACAGCCCGGACACTTCCGCCGTGAATGCCCACTCATGGAGGTCGGTCAAGTGATTCGGGTTGTCGGCCCTCCAGCACCCTCCCCCGGTCCAGGAGGGACGTACAGCGTTCCG tag